In Anguilla rostrata isolate EN2019 chromosome 1, ASM1855537v3, whole genome shotgun sequence, a genomic segment contains:
- the fam167b gene encoding protein FAM167A: MNEKTAVTAGLLSGTASAHTAGNLSARNSTFSLSPTMEFKELGGEEDSGGDTEDLDNLKALTEKLKLQTRRPSYLEWKERLQSRPWEEAPTSPNGTPLAAEADANPLEVVMDKDSDPTVRNVCGFDTLDDALDWLRKELREMQLQDNRLARQLIRLRADIHRLKVEQVCHRHKEMLDDATYELEECEEESDLLCDIPMKAAFALSTPLKHLGLTKMNINSRRFSLC; the protein is encoded by the exons ATGAATGAGAAAACTGCGGTTACAGCAGGACTCCTCTCCGGCACGGCCAGTGCCCACACAGCCGGGAACCTCTCCGCGCGCAACTCTACATTCTCACTTTCCCCGACCATGGAATTTAAAGAGCTGGGGGGTGAGGAGGACTCCGGCGGAGACACCGAGGATCTGGACAACCTCAAAGCGCTGACCGAAAAACTGAAACTTCAGACGCGTCGGCCGTCGTATCTGGAGTGGAAGGAGAGATTGCAGAGTCGCCCGTGGGAAGAGGCGCCCACGAGCCCGAACGGAACCCCGTTAGCCGCAGAGGCGGATGCGAACCCGCTGGAAGTCGTGATGGACAAAGACTCGGATCCGACTGTCCGTAACGTCTGTGGCTTTGACACGCTGGACGACGCATTGGATTGGCTGAGGAAAGAACTG AGGGAGATGCAGCTCCAGGACAACCGGTTGGCCCGGCAACTGATCCGCCTCCGGGCGGACATCCACCGGCTGAAGGTGGAGCAGGTGTGCCACCGCCACAAGGAGATGCTGGACGACGCCACCTACGAGCTGGAGGAGTGCGAGGAGGAGTCGGACCTGCTGTGCGACATCCCCATGAAGGCCGCCTTCGCCCTGTCCACGCCCCTCAAGCACCTGGGGCTCACCAAGATGAACATCAACTCCCGCCGGTTCTCCCTCTGCTag